One window of Cryobacterium arcticum genomic DNA carries:
- a CDS encoding SixA phosphatase family protein, which produces MTTRSARTLIVLRHAKSDWSGGEADIDRTLNARGQTQAPDAGSWLAEHHPGIDLAIVSPATRARTTWVLASAEFSESPEARIDERAYAASVTDLLEILRELPDELESVILVAHNPGLEELISVLSGENVRLSTSSLAVLGVPGPWAQLGDSTAVLVTSGRAGTAGLE; this is translated from the coding sequence ATGACCACACGTAGTGCGCGAACCCTCATCGTGCTCCGGCACGCCAAGTCCGACTGGTCGGGCGGCGAAGCAGACATCGACCGCACGCTCAACGCCCGCGGGCAGACCCAGGCGCCGGATGCCGGCAGCTGGCTGGCCGAACACCACCCCGGCATCGACCTGGCCATCGTCTCCCCCGCCACCCGGGCCCGGACCACCTGGGTGCTGGCCTCGGCGGAGTTCAGCGAGAGCCCGGAGGCCCGCATCGACGAGCGGGCGTATGCGGCATCCGTCACCGACCTGCTCGAGATCCTGCGGGAGCTGCCCGACGAGCTGGAGAGCGTGATTCTCGTGGCTCACAATCCCGGGCTGGAGGAGCTGATCTCCGTGCTCAGCGGCGAGAACGTCAGGCTGTCGACGTCGTCCCTGGCCGTGCTCGGTGTGCCGGGCCCGTGGGCGCAGCTCGGCGACTCGACCGCGGTTCTCGTGACCTCCGGCCGGGCCGGGACGGCCGGCCTCGAGTAG
- a CDS encoding pseudouridine synthase: MPPRSPLPQRHGLEAAWVCTPERDRPGAPQPTWPTMGAWLQERLSEFVEVAGFLADGRFVYENGTPVAGTDPYRPTTFVWFHRDLADEPVVPGVLHLVYRDERIVVIDKPPFLSSIPRGRHVVQSVVVRLRAELGLPELSPLHRLDRVTSGLLVLATERRWRGAYQTLFQRGEVHKVYRALAALRPELDLPVTVRNHLATRPGQWQGEVVPGAPVNAESRIELTGAHGESGEYRLTPTTGRTHQLRLHMLGLGIPITDDPIYPVVQDVSVHDFTRPLQLLASEVSFTDPVDGTPRWFESVRRLPLFGETVGAH, translated from the coding sequence ATGCCCCCACGTTCGCCCCTGCCACAACGACACGGGCTCGAAGCAGCGTGGGTGTGCACCCCCGAGCGCGACCGACCGGGTGCACCGCAGCCGACCTGGCCGACCATGGGCGCCTGGCTGCAGGAACGGCTGAGCGAGTTCGTGGAGGTGGCCGGGTTCCTGGCCGATGGCCGATTCGTCTACGAGAACGGCACGCCGGTCGCCGGGACCGACCCGTACCGGCCCACCACCTTCGTCTGGTTCCACCGCGACTTGGCCGACGAACCGGTGGTGCCCGGCGTGCTGCACCTGGTCTACCGGGACGAGCGGATCGTGGTGATCGACAAGCCCCCGTTCCTCTCCAGCATCCCGCGAGGACGGCACGTCGTGCAGAGCGTCGTCGTTCGGCTGCGCGCCGAGCTGGGGCTGCCCGAACTCTCGCCATTGCACCGCCTGGACCGGGTGACCAGCGGACTGCTGGTCCTGGCCACCGAGCGCCGCTGGCGCGGGGCCTACCAGACCCTCTTCCAACGCGGCGAAGTGCACAAGGTGTACCGGGCCCTGGCGGCGCTCCGCCCCGAGCTCGACCTGCCCGTCACCGTGCGCAACCATCTGGCGACCCGGCCCGGTCAGTGGCAGGGCGAGGTGGTGCCCGGCGCCCCGGTCAACGCCGAGTCACGCATCGAGCTGACTGGCGCACACGGGGAGTCGGGGGAGTACCGGCTGACGCCCACGACCGGGCGCACCCACCAGCTGCGCCTGCACATGCTGGGCCTGGGCATCCCCATCACCGACGACCCGATCTACCCGGTGGTGCAGGATGTGTCGGTGCACGACTTCACCCGGCCGCTCCAACTCCTGGCCAGCGAGGTGTCCTTCACCGACCCGGTCGACGGCACGCCCCGATGGTTCGAGAGCGTGCGCCGGCTGCCACTGTTCGGGGAGACCGTCGGGGCGCACTAA
- a CDS encoding Rid family hydrolase encodes MTEYTRQNVSSGSAWEPVVGYSRAVKAGAFVFVAGTTASSPEGAVGGADAAAQAREIFVRIGAALEQAGASFDEVVRTRVYLKDIANFDTVGAVHGEIFGSIRPALVAVEVGALAAPDLLVEIELDAIIGAALPAA; translated from the coding sequence ATGACCGAATACACCCGCCAGAACGTCTCGTCCGGCTCCGCCTGGGAGCCCGTCGTCGGCTACTCCCGGGCTGTGAAGGCGGGCGCGTTCGTGTTCGTCGCCGGCACCACCGCCAGTTCGCCCGAGGGGGCCGTCGGCGGGGCGGATGCCGCGGCGCAGGCCCGCGAGATCTTCGTGCGCATCGGCGCGGCCCTCGAGCAGGCCGGCGCGAGCTTCGACGAGGTGGTGCGCACCCGGGTGTACTTGAAGGACATCGCCAACTTCGACACCGTCGGCGCCGTGCACGGGGAGATCTTCGGCAGCATCCGCCCGGCACTGGTCGCCGTGGAAGTGGGCGCGCTGGCCGCCCCCGACCTCCTCGTGGAGATCGAGCTCGACGCGATCATCGGGGCGGCGCTCCCCGCCGCCTGA